Proteins from a genomic interval of Candidatus Babela massiliensis:
- a CDS encoding PhoH family protein, whose product MTLSNKVYILDTNVLAFDSQAIFNFEDGVVAIPIFVLEELDKFKSETSERAYNARTVIRSLDQLRSKGSLQSGVDLDNGSKLKIVFICDECEAKNFALEQNIVDNKILLLANCLLKKGFDVKFVTKDINARVKADVLGIDSQDYLKNSVTKENLYRGWIRVSVPAIELKRDLPEELLRLEAENLLTVNQFVILESQHNPFNYVVYRYLGQDKPAKFKVVKAPNLNLPLEPKNVEQLMALDLLLDDSVKLVTLLGPAGTGKTFLTLLAGLDKVLIKSEYEKILVTRPVIPLGPDIGYLPGDIQEKLLSWMQPVYDNMDFIAHSLNARYSSIYKEEEPYQGFGTGNVGNNNKRRRHGKDKSKTTNIFPKRVPPLEVLLRENKISLEAITYMRGRSIPYQYILIDEVQNLTPHEVKTLITRVGQGSKIILAGDPYQIDSLYLDFMSNGLVVTTNKFKGHSIFGSVYLQISERSELSRLAGELL is encoded by the coding sequence ATGACCTTAAGTAATAAAGTTTATATTTTAGACACAAATGTATTGGCGTTTGACTCTCAGGCTATATTTAATTTCGAAGATGGTGTAGTTGCTATACCTATATTTGTGCTTGAAGAGCTTGATAAATTTAAAAGTGAAACTTCCGAAAGAGCATATAATGCTCGAACTGTTATAAGAAGTTTAGATCAGTTACGTTCTAAAGGATCTTTGCAATCAGGAGTAGATCTTGATAATGGATCTAAATTAAAGATAGTTTTTATTTGTGATGAGTGTGAAGCTAAAAACTTTGCTCTTGAACAGAATATAGTTGACAATAAGATCTTACTTCTTGCCAATTGTCTTTTAAAAAAAGGTTTTGATGTTAAATTTGTAACCAAAGATATCAATGCTCGTGTTAAAGCTGATGTTTTGGGTATAGATTCTCAAGATTATTTAAAAAATAGTGTAACTAAAGAAAATCTTTATCGTGGCTGGATTAGAGTGAGTGTTCCAGCAATTGAGTTAAAAAGAGATTTGCCTGAAGAACTTTTAAGACTAGAGGCTGAAAATCTATTAACTGTTAATCAATTTGTTATTTTAGAAAGTCAGCATAATCCATTTAATTATGTAGTTTATAGATATTTAGGCCAAGATAAACCTGCAAAGTTTAAAGTTGTTAAAGCTCCTAATCTTAATTTGCCTTTAGAACCTAAAAACGTAGAGCAGTTAATGGCACTTGATTTACTTCTTGATGATTCAGTTAAGTTAGTTACCCTTTTAGGTCCAGCAGGAACTGGTAAGACCTTTTTAACATTGCTTGCAGGGCTTGATAAAGTATTAATTAAAAGTGAGTATGAAAAAATTTTAGTTACTCGTCCTGTTATCCCTTTAGGACCTGATATTGGTTATTTACCTGGAGATATTCAGGAAAAACTTTTAAGTTGGATGCAGCCTGTTTATGATAATATGGACTTTATTGCTCATTCCCTTAATGCTAGATATTCAAGCATTTATAAAGAAGAAGAACCTTATCAAGGTTTTGGTACTGGTAATGTTGGTAATAACAATAAAAGAAGAAGACATGGTAAAGATAAGTCAAAAACAACTAATATTTTTCCCAAGCGAGTACCTCCACTTGAGGTTCTTTTAAGGGAAAATAAAATCAGCTTAGAAGCTATAACATATATGAGAGGTAGATCTATTCCTTATCAATATATTTTAATAGATGAGGTTCAGAATTTAACTCCTCATGAAGTAAAAACCTTAATAACTCGTGTTGGTCAAGGTAGTAAGATTATTTTAGCTGGTGATCCTTACCAAATAGATTCGCTTTATCTTGATTTTATGAGTAATGGTCTTGTAGTTACTACTAATAAATTTAAAGGACATAGTATTTTTGGTTCTGTTTATCTTCAAATTAGTGAAAGAAGTGAACTCAGTAGATTAGCAGGTGAATTGCTATAA
- a CDS encoding ankyrin repeat domain-containing protein — protein MQLKKLFIGIALSITMFFTNIKSMEMSEKADLNSLHLALNITNLPEEVLWLILEQVIDQTIKDYFNSFDNLFDVSTRTCEKNFKEIIEDIWNICIYVPKTCQIFRAIFNEYGNRKKRAIEKFRKERFDYLASNIKLKLEEIKLTNTSQVKIDKALFLCLSKIDLSQKENLNYCYYLKEIIDLIFKGANKEIITQFSGNNVLSIFIDHGYIDIFKWLISIGCSIDAKDECKRTLLIRMVQSKRKDMVELILSYKPNLEIKDNMCYTALIWATIKGNSEIVDLLLRHGANVNAVDDLGNITVLMNAVERGHEEIVKSLLSNGANVFTKNEVNETALDIARKFGHTKIAQLIEKHIRKQDNI, from the coding sequence ATGCAATTAAAAAAGCTCTTTATCGGTATAGCTTTGTCAATCACAATGTTTTTTACTAATATCAAATCTATGGAAATGTCAGAAAAAGCTGATCTAAATAGTTTACATCTAGCGTTAAATATTACTAATTTACCTGAAGAAGTATTATGGCTTATTTTAGAACAAGTTATAGATCAGACAATAAAAGATTACTTTAATAGTTTTGATAATCTTTTTGATGTATCTACTAGAACCTGTGAGAAGAATTTTAAAGAAATAATAGAAGATATATGGAATATATGTATTTATGTCCCTAAAACTTGTCAAATATTTAGAGCAATATTCAATGAATATGGTAATCGTAAAAAAAGAGCTATTGAGAAATTTAGAAAAGAAAGATTTGATTATTTAGCAAGCAATATCAAATTAAAGTTAGAAGAAATAAAGTTAACTAATACTTCTCAAGTAAAAATTGATAAAGCTTTATTTTTGTGCTTGAGTAAAATTGATTTAAGTCAAAAAGAAAATTTAAATTATTGCTATTATTTAAAAGAAATTATCGATTTAATATTTAAAGGTGCCAATAAAGAGATCATAACTCAATTTAGTGGTAATAATGTCTTATCTATTTTTATTGACCATGGTTATATAGATATTTTTAAATGGTTAATAAGTATAGGGTGTAGTATAGATGCTAAAGATGAATGTAAACGTACTCTCTTAATTCGTATGGTGCAAAGTAAAAGAAAAGATATGGTTGAATTGATTTTGAGTTATAAACCAAATTTAGAGATTAAAGATAATATGTGTTATACTGCTTTAATATGGGCCACTATAAAAGGTAATAGCGAAATAGTTGACTTACTTTTAAGACATGGAGCTAATGTTAATGCTGTAGATGATCTAGGAAATATAACAGTATTAATGAATGCGGTTGAAAGAGGACATGAAGAAATAGTTAAGTCGCTTTTATCAAATGGTGCTAATGTATTTACTAAAAATGAAGTTAATGAAACTGCTTTAGATATTGCGAGAAAATTTGGTCATACAAAAATAGCTCAATTAATAGAAAAGCATATAAGAAAGCAAGATAATATTTAA
- a CDS encoding ankyrin repeat domain-containing protein, whose protein sequence is MSLFRQNHLSEKLITDLPNEMALLILKQVIDQTIKDYFNSFDNLFDVSIKTCEKNLKEIIEDICHECIYVPKTCQIFRAICKVYSNQIKISIENFRKERFDYLKNNIQVKLEKNNDKVDIEVRKILDQAFNNSRFNEVQLEVLLRKVLYLIANEANINIRSDYGYTALMIFSKFGYRDIVEFLIDVGADVNAITNSIRAPGVIGSNNSLIYAIKERHYDIIKLLIDQGADINAKNDWNITPLIEAVESGNKDIVTLLLDNDADIDINSKRGTALMISAMKGYYDIFKLLIERNANSDYRNNMGDNAMSLAAYYGHLPIVNLLIDKAVDNINDQNPLTGCTALMEAIKVGHVEIVQLFLSKNIELNLRNNNGQTALDIAIRTLNDFKFLKNNSLQYKTIVKLIKEYERKNIS, encoded by the coding sequence ATGTCATTATTTCGACAAAATCATTTAAGTGAAAAATTAATTACTGATTTGCCTAACGAAATGGCTTTGCTTATTTTAAAACAGGTTATAGATCAGACAATAAAAGATTATTTTAATAGTTTTGATAATCTTTTTGATGTATCTATTAAAACATGTGAAAAAAATCTTAAAGAAATAATAGAAGATATATGTCATGAATGTATTTATGTCCCTAAAACTTGTCAAATATTTAGAGCAATATGCAAAGTATATAGTAATCAAATAAAAATAAGCATTGAAAATTTTAGAAAAGAAAGATTTGATTATTTAAAGAATAATATACAAGTTAAATTAGAAAAAAATAATGATAAAGTAGATATAGAAGTGCGTAAAATATTGGATCAAGCGTTTAATAACTCAAGATTTAATGAAGTTCAGCTTGAAGTTTTATTAAGAAAAGTTCTGTATTTAATAGCAAATGAGGCAAATATTAATATTCGAAGTGATTATGGTTATACTGCATTAATGATTTTTTCTAAATTTGGTTATAGAGATATAGTGGAATTTTTAATTGATGTAGGAGCTGATGTTAATGCTATAACTAATTCTATAAGAGCACCCGGAGTTATTGGTAGCAATAATTCTTTAATATATGCGATTAAAGAAAGGCATTATGATATAATTAAATTACTTATTGATCAAGGCGCTGATATTAATGCTAAAAATGATTGGAATATAACTCCTTTAATTGAAGCGGTTGAATCTGGTAATAAAGACATAGTAACGTTACTTTTAGATAATGATGCTGATATTGATATTAATTCTAAAAGAGGTACAGCTTTAATGATATCTGCTATGAAAGGTTATTATGATATATTTAAATTACTTATTGAAAGAAATGCTAATAGTGATTATAGAAATAATATGGGTGATAATGCTATGAGTCTAGCTGCTTATTATGGTCATTTGCCTATAGTAAATTTGTTAATTGATAAAGCTGTCGACAATATTAATGATCAAAACCCATTAACGGGCTGTACTGCTCTAATGGAAGCAATTAAAGTTGGTCATGTAGAAATTGTTCAATTATTCTTAAGTAAAAACATAGAGCTTAATCTTAGAAATAATAATGGTCAAACAGCTTTAGATATTGCTATAAGAACTTTAAATGATTTTAAATTTTTAAAAAATAATTCATTACAATACAAAACTATAGTAAAATTAATAAAAGAGTATGAGAGAAAAAATATTAGTTAA
- the dnaE gene encoding DNA polymerase III subunit alpha: MSKHFTNLHLHTEYSLLDGAIAIDKLIKFGKQNNFKALCMTDHGNIFGAVRFFAQAKKAQIKPILGIEAYFTQDVKLKDAENKYYHLILLVENAIGYKNLCKLISYSYQEGFYFKPRIDYRILEKHSEGLIATSACLGGHIPSLLMQNNEQEAEKKIDWFLDVFGPERFYLEVQPEDQKEQIILNQKIFEISKKKNIECVATGDCHYILPDDREAHEVMLSIQTHHKITDANRFTFGDCRVHIRTEQEMLNIFSQHESAVWNSGKIADMCNFDFETGKLFFPQFEIPQQITQEEFFKNLCQEGFKKLIEKGSIDSDKIEIYQKRLDLEVSLITKMGFIGYFLVVSDFIKWAKINNIPVGPGRGSAAGSIVAWSLEITDIDPIKYNLLFERFLNPERISMPDIDIDFCIEGRDKVINYVKDKYGHDKVCQIITFGTMMAKGVIKDVARALGFPFEDSNAITELIPDQLKITLEEAIDQEPRLKKLIESNSKVAHIFNLALRLEGLTRHASKHAAGIVISPEPISDVLPVYIPPKSTDLVTQYAMTELESLGFLKMDFLGLKNLTLIKNTLDLIKRNHNIEIDISKIPIDDKKAYDLMSAGKTSGVFQLESDGIKDVLIRLQPEVFEDVIAVNALYRPGPLGSGMVDDFIERKHGRQKIVYLFDELESILKETYGVIVYQEQVMKIASTIAGYSLGESDILRRAMGKKKADVMEEQRAIFTTKAIENNFDGKKAGELFDLMAYFAGYGFNKSHSAAYALIAYQTAYLKANYCAEFMACLISLESSDAEKMSFYLQEAKELGIDILPPDINYSEKDFTVINNQLRFGLSGIKNVGTAAISNIQETLYEKTSDKKLFKDLFDFCKRVDLRVCNKKVIESLICSGALDSLPGNRAQKFEELNKIIDLALEKKKEELTGQMGLFDIFAKAKSKDEFAATTYNFQLKEEWPDNIKLEKEKELLGIYISAQPLDSYKKEIKWTKVSNLSDLHNINDEKLITCCGIVKSNRTITTKKGDPMAFILIEDYTSKAEIVVFPKLFNKVEPWLKNYNIFIVKGIIDPTSNKLIKIKAQSIVPIDLIFEESISNKLTLNLKDNTNEKSIIKIKESIIFGSSTLEIKFKENEQLVKIEAKDKIKISKELLEIIEQENIETQIDIV, translated from the coding sequence ATGAGTAAACATTTTACTAATTTGCATCTTCATACGGAATATTCTCTGCTTGATGGTGCTATTGCAATAGACAAATTAATCAAATTTGGAAAACAAAATAATTTTAAAGCTCTATGTATGACCGATCACGGTAATATATTTGGTGCAGTAAGATTCTTTGCTCAAGCTAAAAAAGCCCAAATAAAGCCTATTTTAGGAATTGAAGCTTATTTTACTCAAGATGTTAAATTAAAAGATGCAGAAAATAAATATTATCACTTGATTTTATTGGTTGAAAATGCAATTGGTTACAAAAATCTTTGTAAATTAATCTCTTATTCATATCAAGAAGGTTTTTACTTTAAACCTAGAATAGATTATAGAATTTTAGAAAAACATTCTGAAGGATTAATTGCTACTTCTGCTTGTCTTGGAGGGCATATACCAAGTTTACTTATGCAGAATAATGAACAAGAAGCTGAAAAAAAAATAGACTGGTTCTTAGATGTTTTTGGGCCTGAAAGATTTTATTTAGAGGTTCAGCCGGAAGACCAAAAAGAACAAATAATACTCAATCAAAAGATTTTTGAAATAAGTAAGAAAAAAAATATAGAGTGCGTAGCAACTGGCGATTGTCATTATATTTTACCTGATGATAGAGAAGCTCATGAGGTTATGTTATCTATTCAGACTCATCATAAGATAACAGATGCCAATAGATTTACATTTGGTGACTGTAGAGTACATATAAGAACTGAACAAGAGATGTTGAATATATTTTCTCAACACGAAAGTGCAGTCTGGAACAGCGGTAAAATTGCCGATATGTGTAACTTTGATTTTGAAACAGGAAAATTATTTTTCCCTCAATTTGAGATCCCTCAACAAATAACTCAAGAAGAATTTTTTAAAAATTTATGTCAAGAAGGATTTAAAAAGTTAATAGAAAAAGGCTCTATAGATTCAGATAAAATCGAAATATACCAGAAGCGATTAGATTTAGAAGTCTCTCTTATTACTAAAATGGGCTTTATAGGATATTTCTTAGTTGTAAGTGACTTTATTAAATGGGCAAAAATAAATAATATACCAGTAGGACCAGGGCGCGGTTCAGCTGCTGGATCTATAGTTGCTTGGTCTTTAGAAATTACCGATATAGATCCTATTAAGTATAATTTACTTTTTGAAAGGTTCTTAAATCCTGAACGTATCTCCATGCCTGATATAGATATCGATTTTTGTATAGAAGGTCGAGATAAAGTAATAAATTATGTAAAAGATAAGTACGGACATGATAAAGTTTGCCAAATAATTACATTTGGAACTATGATGGCAAAAGGTGTAATAAAAGATGTTGCTCGTGCACTTGGGTTTCCTTTTGAGGATTCTAATGCAATTACTGAATTAATTCCAGATCAACTTAAGATTACACTTGAAGAGGCTATAGACCAAGAACCGAGATTAAAAAAATTAATAGAAAGCAACTCTAAAGTAGCTCATATCTTTAACTTAGCTCTCAGATTAGAAGGCCTTACTCGTCATGCATCTAAACATGCTGCAGGTATCGTTATATCTCCAGAACCAATATCTGATGTATTACCGGTTTATATACCTCCTAAAAGTACTGATTTAGTAACTCAATATGCAATGACAGAGCTTGAAAGCTTAGGCTTTCTAAAAATGGACTTTTTAGGATTAAAAAACTTAACTTTGATAAAAAATACATTAGATTTAATTAAGAGAAATCATAATATAGAAATAGATATAAGCAAAATACCAATAGATGACAAAAAAGCTTATGATTTAATGTCTGCCGGAAAAACATCAGGAGTATTCCAGTTAGAATCTGATGGCATTAAAGACGTTCTAATAAGATTACAGCCAGAGGTCTTTGAAGACGTTATTGCAGTCAACGCTTTATACAGACCAGGACCTCTTGGATCAGGTATGGTCGATGATTTTATTGAGAGAAAGCATGGGCGCCAAAAAATAGTATATCTGTTTGATGAACTTGAAAGTATTTTAAAAGAAACTTATGGGGTAATCGTTTATCAAGAACAAGTAATGAAAATTGCATCTACCATTGCCGGTTATTCTTTAGGAGAATCAGATATCTTAAGAAGAGCAATGGGTAAGAAAAAAGCAGATGTAATGGAAGAACAACGTGCTATTTTTACAACAAAAGCTATAGAAAATAACTTTGATGGTAAAAAAGCTGGAGAGCTATTTGATTTAATGGCCTATTTTGCTGGTTATGGTTTTAACAAATCTCACTCAGCTGCTTATGCTTTAATTGCTTATCAAACTGCTTATTTAAAAGCCAATTACTGTGCTGAATTTATGGCTTGTTTAATATCTCTAGAATCATCTGATGCTGAAAAAATGTCTTTCTACTTACAAGAAGCAAAAGAACTGGGTATCGATATTTTACCTCCCGATATTAATTATTCTGAAAAAGATTTTACTGTTATTAATAACCAATTAAGATTTGGCCTAAGCGGTATTAAAAACGTAGGAACAGCTGCTATTTCTAATATACAAGAGACTTTGTATGAAAAAACCTCTGATAAAAAACTCTTTAAAGATCTATTTGATTTTTGTAAAAGAGTAGATTTAAGAGTATGTAATAAAAAAGTAATAGAAAGTTTAATTTGTTCAGGAGCACTTGATAGTTTACCTGGAAATAGGGCTCAAAAATTTGAAGAGCTAAATAAGATAATCGACTTAGCTCTTGAAAAGAAAAAAGAAGAATTAACAGGACAGATGGGTCTCTTTGATATATTTGCAAAAGCCAAATCAAAAGATGAATTTGCAGCTACTACTTATAACTTTCAATTAAAAGAAGAATGGCCAGATAATATAAAATTAGAGAAAGAAAAAGAACTTCTTGGAATATATATTAGTGCACAGCCCCTTGATAGTTACAAAAAAGAAATCAAATGGACTAAAGTATCTAATTTATCAGATCTGCATAACATAAACGATGAAAAATTGATTACATGCTGTGGAATAGTTAAAAGCAATAGGACTATAACAACTAAAAAAGGCGATCCTATGGCATTTATCTTAATAGAAGATTATACATCAAAAGCTGAAATAGTTGTCTTTCCTAAACTATTTAATAAAGTGGAGCCATGGTTGAAAAATTATAATATATTTATAGTCAAAGGAATTATAGATCCTACTTCTAATAAATTAATCAAAATCAAAGCTCAGAGTATTGTTCCCATAGACCTTATATTTGAAGAAAGTATATCTAATAAGTTAACATTAAATTTAAAAGACAATACTAACGAAAAATCTATTATAAAAATTAAAGAAAGTATAATTTTTGGATCTTCAACGTTGGAAATCAAATTTAAAGAAAATGAGCAATTAGTAAAAATAGAAGCTAAAGATAAAATAAAAATAAGCAAAGAGTTACTTGAAATAATAGAACAAGAAAATATAGAAACACAAATAGATATAGTTTAA